Below is a window of Parasteatoda tepidariorum isolate YZ-2023 unplaced genomic scaffold, CAS_Ptep_4.0 HiC_scaffold_1077, whole genome shotgun sequence DNA.
ATATCAACAATATGCAGCATAGATGTAGTATGatgtagtatatatataaacaatagaataaattgtttttgtcttCAATAAAAACTATCGTTAAATTCagcatcaaaatttttcatttaagattttttttaaaaattctaagtgtttatttttatttatttacttttaaaagtagttttaaatcgTAAACTACCTATTTTTCTACAATTAGCccatgcagaaaaataaaatatttaatatttacgcATTTCAAGTAATTATCTTTATCGTTTTTcagatatattgttttaaacttgattttgaaagaaagaaacagtTGAAATCTAATGTAGGCAAAAACGATATTATATTGATGTAATATCATTCCAAATTACATCGTtcgaaagaaactttttaaataaagtttctaaataataataaaaaaattctcaagattTTTGTGTTTCAGACTATATCAAAAACTGAATGATTGTTAGTTGTATTGCTTTAAGACATTTCTGCCAAACACTCAATTCAGAATAAATTCCATGATTTTGTTCCATTTTCTCCTCCTCCTAACTTTCGAGAACTCTACAGCAAAATGTGGCCTCCGTGTGCAAATAAAGTGAGAGGAGCATGGAACAGTGTGGGATGAAAAACGGGAGCATGGTGCGCAAATGCTGGAGCAGCAACTACTGTCTTCGCGAGAACTGCTGGAGCAACCACAGCTGCGATGGCTGGCTTGTTGATGGCTGTGTGGGCGGTGTCCTGGCTCCCGTCAACCCCCGGTTCGTTTGTATGAATATCTGCCCGTAATCCGGCACTGTCGGCCACATAGTTGACCACTCTTGTCCTTCCGTCAGCGTTGTGGAGTCCGTAGGAACCAACTTTGTTTCCTAGAGAATCGCCAACTTCTTTTCGAAAACTTCCTCCGCTTGTGTGGCCTTCGGAGTATCCAAATGCATAATTTCCGTGATTCTAAAAGGAAAGGAAAGGAAGATGACTCAATTTGGAAGAAGAAATACTGATACATCTCTGTTTTTAttgttctggtaaaaaaaaacataacctagaatattaattttcatattactaTACGCTCGGTGAATAGACGTCTCAATGTTACCCGATTTACCCATTCTCTACCCATTTCCCCATGTCGATAAGAAATTCGAATGTGTTTCCTAGGagggaaaaaacaaaacagaggGGGAAAGTGTGGAGAGCGGGAAAATCAGCTAAAGTTCTGACGCCTATTAATTTTTACGAAGTATTTCGGATCCT
It encodes the following:
- the LOC122268429 gene encoding cuticle protein 14, which produces NHGNYAFGYSEGHTSGGSFRKEVGDSLGNKVGSYGLHNADGRTRVVNYVADSAGLRADIHTNEPGVDGSQDTAHTAINKPAIAAVVAPAVLAKTVVAAPAFAHHAPVFHPTLFHAPLTLFAHGGHILL